A stretch of DNA from Castor canadensis chromosome 2, mCasCan1.hap1v2, whole genome shotgun sequence:
ttccatttacgtacatgtgtacacagtatttgcaccatattcaccctccttcactttcccactggtaccagtctcccagacaggacctgttcaaattctgtgatgaatgttagtGGAATTtagatgagaattgcattgaatatgcagaatattgatgtattttaattatttttcatctatattgtgtgtttttatacatattttgttctgtgcatttttctgggatttttgaaaacattttattattatgtctGTTTTAACCTCATAACAACTTTATTCCAATTGCATGCATACTTAATACTTTGCCTTCCCTGGTTGTCAGAATGATGTCAGATTTATTCTTTCTATATTATATTTCAATGATGAAGTGCATGTGGCTACAGTTATTATTACTACTTTGCCTTCTAATTTATACAGTTGTGTTAAAAGTGATTAGCATGCCACCATTCCAGGATTATATTCCCTGATATGGTACATTTAATTccagcattttcatttttacttttatatgcttttttgtgttatttatcATCATTTTGCTTCAACTTAAAAAACTCTCTTTTGCTCTTTTAGATAGGTCTCATGATGATGATCTCCCTCAGTGTGTCTAGAAAGGTCTTTATTtcccattcattcttttttaaaaaatttatttattttttaaaattttttcttttattcatatgttcccATTTATTCTTAAAGTGAAGTTGCATTGGATGAATTATTCTTGTTTGGCATTTTTCAGTCAGTATTTTGAATTTATCACCAAATTCTCTCTTGTTCTGTAAGTTTTCCACTGAGAAAATTGCTTTTAATCTTACAGAGTCCCTTTTATATGTGACAAGTCACTTTTGTCTATTCTTCAAATTTCTGGCTTTGGTAtttcataatttaattttaatttttgttggtgTATACCTATTTAGCTTTTGActcctttgtctttctgttcttttcctggTATTCCCAGAATGCCTGTGCTAGTTTTCTTGAGGATGCCCCATCAGTCACATTGCCATTAAAATTTGTTCCATTCCCACGTACCCATGTCTTTCCAATTAGGCTTTTGTTGTCTTTATTTAGCCTGGTAGGTAATAAGTCACTCAGGGAATATTTAACACCATATCTCCTCTCCCTTGGAGTTCACCTTTTCACTCTTGCTCTCCTGCTACTCTTAGCAATTGAATTTGCTTCATCACAATTCATCATTCATTGATGCCAATCTTGGTACTGTTTTATATAGGAAATAACAAATTTAAACCTGATGCtggagaaaatgaagaggaaaacggaaaaaggaaattttgatTCCTATAATACACAATGTATCAGATTTTAAGCGCATTGCCCTGAAGACAAGGTTCTGAATTGCAAATGCCTTAGCAAAGGATTTAAAGATCTTAAATTTAAGGCGTGAGACCTTACTCCAGTATATAGCCGATCTCTTTATTTTTAGTCCTACAAAATCGTATGCTGATAATAACATTATTAAATTCCTTAATTTCTTAGAGTTTGAGGGTTAGAAGGTCTTTTCACAAATGGCATAGATCTCCTAATGAAAGGTAAAGTGTTGAGGCCCATTTTAATTTCAGAGAAATAAACTCATGCtcctaaggaaaaaaagagatcCCATTAAAACTAAGGCCACCTCACACAAAGAAACAGATAAGTCTTCTGGGGATGACTGAGTTCCATAGGAACTGGATCCCTGGCTTTTGGTTAATAGCTAGTCCCCTTTGCGAGACAATGCAAGGATCTGATTGTGAACACCAGGAGTGGTAGGAAACAATGGGAagcctttccaaaacttactcaatgaTATACAGGTATCCTCTCTAGCCCATATTTAGATAAGcctttcaattttatatatagctAACTTGCAGGGTATGTCGTGAGGAATTCTTATTTAAAAGTTGAATGAAATTCCTCGGGTTGTGGCACATTTTCCAAACCAGTTCATTACCACATGAAATAGACAACAGATGAATTTAGCTGCAGGAATAGGATTCCTTGTTTTTGGCCTGGGGAGAAATGGGTAGAAATTTCCAGTCAGGAAAAAAACCAGAATGATATTGTCTGCAGGCTTCAAAGGTTGACAAAGTATTACAAAAATTCTCTGAAAAATTAGGTTGGACCATTTTAAGCAGGCATGCATTAGATTTTCTACTTGCACACTGTAGTGGAGTTTGTATAGTCACCTTTGAAGAATGCTGCATTCatgttaaagatttaaaaatatatataactaaGATCATTGACTAAATAAAAGTTGATGAAGGGAGGTTTTGAGGACCAAGATTTGGGATAGACATATGTTCTATTGTCATGAGTTGGTTGTTAGGGCTCGTCATCTGTACAATATCCCTCAATGTACTATACTGTGGATGACAATTTTTACAACAGATTTTACgttcccttaattttttttattcttcagtcACTAATCAAACAGGTATTCCTGTTATCTTCTGGTCCTGATCCTGACAGCTCATCAACTgaatttcctttctctcccattgGCTTAGATGGAAAAACAGCTTTTGGCTCATCATGCTATACAAGATCAATGTCCAATCTAACAAGAAATACACTTAGAAAATGGATTTTTGTCACTTTCAAGCCTTTTTTTGGATTAAAAGGAACCAAAGTCATTCAGGGAGTAAATGAAGCAAGATGCATAGGGCTATAAGTTGAcataaaaatcctttaaaaattttttaaaaggtcagaGTCAGAAACTAAGACAAAATCAGCAAGAAATGCTGAAAATCACTAGAACAGCAAGGAATTGAGTGTACTTCTATTACTTCCATACACCTCCCTTTCTTTAGCTGCTAAGTGAGTTGCAATCTCCCTAAATGGGTGATTTAGTATAAGAATACAGGTAAATCTTTGACCAGAATGGAAAACTCATGATCACAAAAAGCAGATGTCCATGTCATTACACTCATTACCTCTGTGTCTGTATGATAGTGAACCAATCCCAACCCAATTGTCCCCACTTTAAGAGGAAAGTGATTCTAAACTCACTGTCTCCATGTTTGATTGATAACATCAAAACAGAAATTTAGCAAAATGATTGAGGCTTTAAACTGCCTTTCCCAGCTTAGTGTAGAGGAAATAAATACACCTGGAACAAATAAAGAGCCTTTTTGCTCCCACCTGCTGCATGTCAGGAGGTGCTCATCTTcccttttctgttcttctttcttttgtactgCTTTAATAAATAAATCTGCTGGACTTCTACTTGGTGGacttgctttttttgtgtgtgaacttcttcaaaatgatttttgttataaatttcaAGAGCTTCTTGTTAATGTGTGAGTCGGGAGAGTGagtcaaagatttttcttttctcttttaatcagAGATCCTCTTTGTCCCATTCCTTTCTCAAGTGACAAGTCACATAACACCTCCTTACTCTTTACCTGCACAGAGCCCTGTTTTGGCTACAATCTGTCAGAGAAACCAGACTCAAACTTCAACTATACAAGGTCATAGTGTTGAAGTCACCATTAATACTGATCAGAAGATTTTTGGTTCTTGCACTTTGATgaagaagaatccaagcagaacatgtggatatAGTAATAGAAATACAGAGTTTTAttcaggaaagagggaaggggatTGCAGGTGTGGTCTCTTTCAGGTGGAATGGAGGagtatgaaggaaaaaaagaaaaagaatgtcattTTAGGTTGGTTTTATTGTTCTTTATATTCATTTACAGGGGGGTGGGATTTGAAGTGAAAATTCTtatcagacttatattgtacattatttacattgcccccattgtctctcctttTCAGCCCCCTCCACATCCTACccaaagcaattgtaagaggttttttggttctgtttcatacagtcatgtgaagttcatcaaccatataccatcatcttaatctctttccttcaccatcccccttcccactagtgccCCCCAActacacacactgtgcctattttacagtcctggtttttgttattaatatttatgttgacattcaaaggggtgtttcaatgtatgcccactgtgggtatccTTTATTTTGGGCTGTTTAATCTCTTTTATTGCTCTCATTTCCACCACTCTTAACTTGGCGGTGAGGAGAAAATCTGAGTCACAACCCATCTCCATTGGCCTCAGCTGGGGGAAAAACCTACACCTGCATACACTTACGCTAACTTTCAGGTAAGTGGAAGTAGAAGGAAATTTCCACTCTTTCTAGATTTGCAATTGAAAACTAGCCATCTGAGTTCAGAGGGTATATGAGAAGGAGGGGTCACTGAGGTCTCTAAATCAGGCTATACAAGTTTTGAATGTTCCTaactttccctagtttctgtccTCCTTCAACACCTCACTGACCTCTCAATAACTTCATCTGTGACACATTGGCAATTCTGTCTTGAATGCTGTCCTCACCTTAATTcatgaaggagaaagggaagtaTGAAGTATCTTTCACTAATAAGTCAATGCTGGTAGTATGTCAAATGAAAGACCTGATGATGTTTTAGTTTCTTTGGGTGATAGGTAAATAGAAATTATGGTGTCATAAGAGAATAGAAGTGGGTAACAATATTCATATCCAAGttacacaaatatttacaaaattcaaTAATTATAGAGTAAgtgtatgtgttttaaaattatttgatgtgtaatttacttattataaaatttttaattccagacttgaatttatacaattttaaatataaatactacTAAATGTGGTTTTAATTACAAAGTTAAATCATTTCTACTTGCTTGATCACTAGTATAAATTCCACCTATAAAAGGAGCCTGTTGAATTCACAGAACAGATTCAGGCTATTGGGCGACTCATTTTTCACCAGGCTGTGTTTCTCCCTGAAATATTGTATTCACTCCATAATTAAGTGCTGCACCGGTGATTCACACTTTAGTTTTTATTAAGTATCAGAGCTTTATAGACATTGATGTTACACACTTCATTTTATGCCTTCAAGAATCATTCCATGTCTTTATTAAAATGTgtacttcaaaacaaaattcacaCAAATTTTAACaactgtgttttaaaatgtattttaataaatgtaatcAAAAGAATAGAAGTAAACACTAGGCATTCAGACTCTTCTTGAGGACTTAAATTTTAAACACATTATAATAGTaagataaatattataataaatatacttATATTCCTTCTCCAAACACTGTAGTTACAGTCAGAGTAAAGTTCTTCTAAGGCTGTTATTATATACCAATGTTTAGAACTTTACAAAAATCATATCTTTGCATGAACATGAAAGTCACTAATGGTTATCTAATGGTTAGCCCACAGGGCCAAGAATATGCTTAGTGCATTCAACATCCTGAGTTCAATAACCAgaaccactttttaaaatacagtgatCTAGCCAAAAGTAAAATCACCAATCAGAGGGTAAATTCCTCACGTTACCAGCAGCATGAGAATGCTATTTCATAGTGAAAATTTGGAGAGAAGAAAGCGCATATTATTTCACTTACCCTGAATCACACTCACTATAGATGACAAGGGCAAGACAAAGTGAAGTGGGCAAAGACATGGAATAAAAAGGGCATAAAAAGAAGGTGTTCCTGCTTCTTGGTTGTCTATTCTAAAAACATTGATGCTAAACTTTGTCATCAAGAAAGGAATGTGGAGCAGTTTTTTTTCTATTACGTTGTTGATTTACATTGAAGTTGCAGTTAAATATACTCCCAtaatctcttccttccctcccttctgcaGCCTATAAATTAGTTCAGGTTATCTCAGCTCTCCACTCTTATCCACTTTGTAAGTCATCTCTGGGCTATAGGTATTTTGACTAAGGTTTTCATTTCCATACACTCCCTACTATCGAACTTTCTAAAATAAATCTCCAGAAGTTTTATCCATTCCTTTGCaattctactttttgtttttcacttcttcAAAGCATGCACAGTGGGTCAAACCTGGGCTCTGTATCATTACTTCTGTGATTTTAAGCAAGAcacataaatatttctttatctAGGATTTATACAGAATATGACTCATGGTATGGACCATGAAGTCAAATTATTCatataagagaaaagaagaaaaatcaaaatttacattttgaaatagcTACAAGTTAGGTATGACTTATGTCAtatgttttcatctcttttttttgtggtactgggaattgaatcaaGTTCCCATGCTAGACAAATTCTCCAACACTTTCTCAGAACTTTGtgctttaaaatgaagaaaataaacattgctTTGCAAAAGAAAATTCCTGTATGccctcagagaaaaaaaagaatcttgattTTACATGCTCTGTAattgtgaatatatttttcatatattatcaTAGTAtagttttgaaataaaatcacAGATACAATCAACAGATACATTGAAAAAATGATTCCAACCTTATTGCCATTTATGATCAAATAGGAAGTGaccaataaattttcatttttggtagGCTTTGAAAAAGATAGGTAAGGTAGTGGACATCATCTATCCACATACATCTACAAGAATGTAATAAAAGTTCAATAGAGTGCACAGATATACTACAAATGGAAGattaaaaatgcaagaaaaacaaTGATTATCAAAAGGACCCTGTAAAGATTTTGACATTTTTGTAACTTTGTCATATCCAGAAgtttgtcatttttctattttaatgcagttataaataattaaaaaactctaaaaaggaagatttttataaaattattttagaaaagcaCAACATAAATAAATTGTCAGAAAGCACTCAAATTTTTGGCTTTCCTTTAAAAGAGAAAGTAAGTGAGCTAAAAATAATAACTAGTGTTATCTTTATATAGGAAAGGATAGCAACATGGGGTCTCCGTCTGGTACAGAGGATAAAGAACAGGTTGGAGCCACCTTGGGACCGAGGATAAGTCTCAGAATCAAAAACAGGCAATAGGTGGGGTGCTGCTGTAGTCTCAACTATTTGGGaacctgagattgggaggatctaaTTTCAAGCCCACTTTAAGCAAATGATTTACATAATCTCATAtcataaataaccagagcaaaatgtattggaggtgtggctcaaacattagagcacctgttttgtgaGACCATGATCAGCAAGTATGTAGCCCTTAATTCAAACCTCAATCACTCCTCACCCCCGCAAAAAGAAGAATAAGTCCACAAATTTTCATGCCATAAGTATAAAGAATATTGCAGTGGTAATCCTGTCCAAAGTACAGgacaaaaagatgaagaaaagaaaagaagaggagcaGAAGGAAAGTAATAAGaggaacaaggaaaagaaaaaggacacaaGAATAGCTACATGGAAATGACAGCCCAATGGCTCATTCAGTTTGTGATTCTCTTACAGGTTCTCTTCAGAGCAAGTTTGACATCCTTGTTCCTGAGGCTATAAATGAGGGGATTTAGCATGGGCACCACAAGagtataaaatactgaaaagtatttCCCCTGACCCACAGACTCAGTAGATTTAGGCTTAACATAAACAAGTATCCCAAATCCGTAGAAGAGGCCAACAGTTATTATGTGAGAACCACAGGTGTTCATGGCTTTGAACCAACCCTTACCAGATGACATATGAATGACATTAAAAAGAATCAATGCATATGAGATTAAGATAATGAGGCAACATAAAATGACAGCTGTACCTACAACTATGTAACTCACAAGCTCATTGATGTAGGTGCTGCTGCAGGAGAGCTGGAGGAGGGGGAAGATGTCACACATGTAGTGGTTGATGGTGTTGGAATCACAAAAGATGAGCCTGAGCATAAATCCTGTGTGGACCATGGCACAAGCAAATCCCATCAAGTACGACATGACCATCAGTAGAGAACAGGTCCTAGGGGACATGATGACTGTGTACTGCAGGGgctgacagatggccacatagcgatcataggccatgGTTGTCAAAACATAGGACTCAGAATtgacaaaaaaacagaagaaaaacagctGGGTCATGCATCCAGTGAAAGAGATGATGTTCTTCTCTGAAACAAAACCCATCAGCATTCTGGGGGTAAAGACAGATGAATAACAGAAATCAATGCAGGACAGATtgaagagaaaaaagtacattggtGTATGAAGGTTTGAATTTAGACAAATTAGGTTCAATAATATCAAATTTCCACCCACGGTTACTATATAGTTGACCAAGAACAGGAAGAAGAGGGGCATTTGGAGCTCAGGTTGGTCTGTTAATCCCATAAGAATAAATTCCATCACTGAAGAAACATTTTCCATAGCCATTTGCTTCACAGATGGGATCTGTAAGAACAGGAGTAAAGGTGACATTTACAATGAACCCAACTGGTTCTTAAACTCATAAAGAGAGTTGGAGCTGTTGGTTTCTAAGCTCAGGGTTATCTGTAGGCACATGGTAAGTCATCTAAACAGTTAGGACTTTTCCATGTTGATACTTAAAAATTCCCATTTCCTATTTCTCCTACCCATGATGTATGTCTCTAGCCACTAATATGTGATAAGACCTTTTAGTATCTCTGACCTCATTTCCCCCCTTCACTTCTGTCTTTACTAATGTTTAGAAGGGAGAAGAGCAATAATAAGTAATGTTCTCCAGAGCCGATGATTTATAGAGCATTGGGTAATTATCAAGACAAAGATGATTCAATGCTCACCATTGTCCTCCAAGAAACCTTAACTGTTTCTGGACTTCAAGACCTTTCCTCCTCACTGTACTAATGGGTCCAACTTTGTGTTGACCAATGGGCTAATGATAGTCACCAGCATAGTCACAGTTCTGTCTCTGACCTGCTAGAAGAAGGAGCCTGGGGAATTTGCCAGGATAATGTCTCCAGAAGGTTCTGTTTACagcaagaaggaaaacaaaaaccttaTATGAGACTCTAAAACATGACCTCACTCTAATGCTACCTATTTCATGCCCCAAACTTCAGGGAACACTTGACTAGAAGCACAGATTTATTCTCTTATGATTTCCTCTGAGGTTGTTTTTTCCCTTGAGGTTAGAAATTATTGAGCTTACGGTTACATTGTGTGCTATAGACCTAGTATTGGGTCTTTTGAGAATTAAAGTTCGACTCAATTCATAATTTTATACCAGGAATACCTAGTCCCCATGACAAAGTAGCCCATGGCCCTGTTTGTCATTATGCTGATCATACCCTCTGTAATTTTCATGAAAGGTGAAAACAATATATGATGTGAAGAGAAACAAGAATATCCCCTATGCAGTCCTagaagagaaaagtccaggagcgCATAGCTATAAAATGAGGCTCATGAAAAACTGTCACATTGAGTTATGAGAAACAAATAAGATGATTCATGAAAGCATTAGAACTTTGCTTCACACAAAAAGAACCTGATTGGTATTGGTAGCCTTTCACCCTTCTCTTTGCtccatgcacatatttacaaaaatcagGGAATCTCATCCTTGGTACTATGGACATGAGCATAAGACAAGTTTTGTCGTGTAGTACAGTATGTTTAGTTTAGAATGACCAGCATCCTTAGCCTTTACCCATTGTGTAACAACACTATCCCGACCACAACACCCCCATATACAAAATGCTACCTGGGACCATCAAAACTTTCTCTAGACATTGTCACATATCCCTAGCATGCACTTGGGGCTCAGAAAATAATAGTCCAATGTGTAGCACTTTATATGCTGAATATGTTGAACTGAAAGACATTGGAAGTGTTCAGAACACAGTATTTTTCTCACCTTTACTTAACAATCTTCCTCCTGCTCCCCATGATCCCTAAAGACACATCACAGAAactaagaattcttctgtaagGAAGGTCACAAAAACTGTAACCACTTGCTGCCACACTTACTGCCAGAGTGTATGAGGGATACAGTGCCTTCCTAAcaaacacgaggccctgagttcgaaactCAGTGCTGAAAAACAAGACtatatcccctctcccccagtgTTAATCATGAAATATGGAAATATTATTCCAACCTTTTTTCACCTTTCTATGTTAGTGCTGCACATAAGAAATTACCTAACCTTCCTTGTCTGACAGTGTATTAGAAAACCCTCATTCTAGAAGGGGTTTGGCACCTACCCTGGGGAAGGAATGTAACACAGAGGGTCCAAGAATATTCAGAACTGAAGCACTTGCTGACTTTCCCCTTTCTGCCTACTACAGTAGATCATAGTTTTGGTCCAATAGTATTTCTACATGGTTGTCCATTCTTCATGAAATCTAACTACAAAATAGGCAGTTTCCCCTAACTTTGGGTCTACATTTCTTCAGACTCCTgttttatataaaactttattCAAGTACTCTACTAAGTCTTCCCCTTATTAATCtgtgttttgaaataaatattttagcttGAGTTCTTATGAAGGTAGAGAAAGCTTTCGCCCCTTTCATACA
This window harbors:
- the LOC141417557 gene encoding olfactory receptor 8C8-like, whose amino-acid sequence is MAMENVSSVMEFILMGLTDQPELQMPLFFLFLVNYIVTVGGNLILLNLICLNSNLHTPMYFFLFNLSCIDFCYSSVFTPRMLMGFVSEKNIISFTGCMTQLFFFCFFVNSESYVLTTMAYDRYVAICQPLQYTVIMSPRTCSLLMVMSYLMGFACAMVHTGFMLRLIFCDSNTINHYMCDIFPLLQLSCSSTYINELVSYIVVGTAVILCCLIILISYALILFNVIHMSSGKGWFKAMNTCGSHIITVGLFYGFGILVYVKPKSTESVGQGKYFSVFYTLVVPMLNPLIYSLRNKDVKLALKRTCKRITN